TCTCTGGATTCATAAGAGAATATCAAAAAATTGCGATTGATCAAATTCCAGAGAGTCTTCAGGGTTACGCTGAAGTTCTCGCCGATCCGATTACAGTTTCAACCATTGAAGCAGACGTCTCTGGACGCCAGCTAAGGTGGATTGACTACATGGTTCCAGGCACACTTGGCCTTGTCCTCATTTGGAGCGGGTTAAACCATGCTTCTGTGTCGATTGCAAGTGAGCGTGCAAAAGGAACTTTTCAGCGAATGATTATCGCACCGGTCTCTCCCGTAACTGTTCTAGTGGGAAAGATCGTCTCCTGCTTGGCAATCGTCTATTTATCTGCGACCATCATGCTTGCTAGTGGCATACTTCTTTTTCAGGTTAATCTCTACTGGAATATTCCAGCAATTGTATTGTCAATCTTCTTAGGGGCAATTTCTGCAATAGGGCTTGGACTGATAATTTCCTCTCTTGCAAAAAACGAAGAAGCTGCCAATTCAGTCGCAGTTTTAATCAGCGTGCCACTCCAATTTTTCATTGGCGCCTTCTTCCCCCTCTCTATAATGCCAGAGTCAGCTCAAATTTTTGGGGAGGCTCTTCCGTTCACGAAATTGGTCAATGCCATGCAGAGTATTATGACGAAAAATCTTCCCTTTGAAGCGATAATGCCAGAAATCGTCTACATGTCAATCTCCGGTGTGAT
The window above is part of the Candidatus Bathyarchaeota archaeon genome. Proteins encoded here:
- a CDS encoding ABC transporter permease, coding for MKLKRTINQVFAIAKTDFLGIARNKTAIFFTLIFPLFFLMIIGFTFGTQGTGETGRIQVGTVNLDAKTIDVNGIASQNSTIGDAFVQALKDVNFTVYDYGEYGDKDTNGTAAYDISREQIKIAVVIPANFTETLSFQYTDSLGMPIPTKAHFDIYTDPSDPTGSIIAQQSILGFISGFIREYQKIAIDQIPESLQGYAEVLADPITVSTIEADVSGRQLRWIDYMVPGTLGLVLIWSGLNHASVSIASERAKGTFQRMIIAPVSPVTVLVGKIVSCLAIVYLSATIMLASGILLFQVNLYWNIPAIVLSIFLGAISAIGLGLIISSLAKNEEAANSVAVLISVPLQFFIGAFFPLSIMPESAQIFGEALPFTKLVNAMQSIMTKNLPFEAIMPEIVYMSISGVILFALGVVAYRLSLKRL